A window of Cellulosimicrobium protaetiae genomic DNA:
GTCTCGGCGTAGTCGAAGAACGCCGGAACTGGGAAATGGTGCACGTGGGCGTCGAACGCGGAGCCGAAGCCCGCGATGAGGTCGCCCGCGTAGTGCACGCCCGAGGTGCGCGTGTTGGCGGCACCGTTGAGCTGCACGACCGCGCTCCCCCGCGTCGGCTTCTGCGGCAGGTGCCGCGAGATCGCCGAGAGCGTCGTGCCCCACGCGATGCCGAGGATCATGTCCGAGTCGAACCACGTCGACAGCAGGCGGGCCGTCGTGAGGGCGACCTGCTCGAGCCGCTCGACCTGCGGCGCCTGGTCCGGGACCGGCACGACGTACGCGTCGATCCCCCACGTGCTCGCGAGGTGCTGCCCCAGCCCCGGGCCGCGGCTCCGCGCCGGCCGCAGCGAGATCTCCACCAGCCCCGTGTCCCGTGCCCGCTTCACGAGCCGCGACACCGTGGACCGCGACGTGTGCAGGTGCTTGGCGATGGCCTCCATCTTCATGTCCTGCAGGTAGTACATCGACGCCGCCCGCAGGACGTCCTGCTCCCGATCCACCATGACGCTCTCCCTCCGCTCGACCTCCATTCTGCACGTTTGTGCACCCCGGTTGCGCGTCTGTTCGCCGCGTGGTGGTCTGGAGGGCGTGCCGTCGCGCCGGGACCCCGGCGTGCGCACGACGGTTACCGCTCGCGCACCCTGGTCGGGCGTGGGACCGTCGCTGTGAGCGCACCGTGGGCGCATCGTCCCGCGGCGTGCCCGCAGCACCGAG
This region includes:
- a CDS encoding sugar-binding transcriptional regulator, whose product is MVDREQDVLRAASMYYLQDMKMEAIAKHLHTSRSTVSRLVKRARDTGLVEISLRPARSRGPGLGQHLASTWGIDAYVVPVPDQAPQVERLEQVALTTARLLSTWFDSDMILGIAWGTTLSAISRHLPQKPTRGSAVVQLNGAANTRTSGVHYAGDLIAGFGSAFDAHVHHFPVPAFFDYAETKRAMWRERSVRRVLDVQHRADIALFSVGAVAGGVPSHVYSAGYLEPDDIAVLDDEGVVGDVCTVFLRADGTYRDIALNERATGPAPEELRRVPRRVCAVAGDNKVAPLRAALRAGVVTDLVVDEITAAHLVAGA